The Agrococcus carbonis sequence AGGTGGAGACCGGCGACGCATTCTCGCTCGACCTGAGCTGGAACGGCCTCGGCGCCAACGAGCAGTACCTCGGCGTCGTGCTCTACGACCTCGACGGCTCGACGGAGCGCACCTACGTGTACGCCGAGTCGGCTCCCGGCCCGCAGACGGGCCGCGGCCAGATGCCGTAGCGGTTCGATCGGAAGGGGCGGAGGCGCGAGCCTCCGCCCCTTTTGGCGCTAGACTCGCAGGGTTGGCCGCTCGCGGTCAGCCAGGAGGATTCGCCTAGTGGCCTATGGCGCACGCTTGGAAAGCGTGTTGGGTGCAAGCCCTCAGGGGTTCGAATCCCCTATCCTCCGCCGTCCGGATCATGGTCGCGTCGGGCCGGGGGCCGCGAAGGCCCACCGGGCCTTCGCGGGGGTTCGAATCCCCTATCCTCCGCCGTCCGGATCATGGTCGCGTCGGGCCGGGGGCCGCGAAGGCCCACCGGGCCTTCGCGGGGGTTCGAATCCCCTATCCTCCGCCGTCCGGATCATGGTCGCGTCGGGCCGGGGGCCGCGAAGGCCCACCGGGCCTTCGCGGGGGTTCGAATCCCCTATCCTCCGCCGTCCGGTCGCGTGCGCGCGACCCTGCTCGCGCTCCGCCTCACCCCCCGCCGCGCCCGTCGATGGGCGACTTGCGCGACCGAGTGGCGACTTGCGACGGTGACGCGCCGCGAGCGACTGCACGAAGTCGCCGATCGATCGCCCGAGCCGCCGATCGAACCCCGATCGCTGCGCACTCCTGCAGGATGGGGAATGTTCCGCCCGCGAGGCTCGCCCGTGTAGCGTGGACGCACTGACCTGCTGACCAGTCACGATGGAGCACGCATGGGTGTGAGCATCCCCGACCGCCGCCCTGTGATGGCGCCGTGAACGAGCGCATCCTGGTCGTCGACGACGACCGCGACATCCGCGATCTCGTCACCATCAAGCTCGAGTCGGCCGGCCACGAGGTCGTCGCGCGGGCCGACGGCTCGCAAGCGCTCGAGGCCGCCCTCGAGGGCGGCTGGGGCGTGATCGTGCTCGACGTCATGATGCCGGGCATGTCGGGCATCGACGTGCTGCGCGCCATCCGCGACACCGGCGACCGCACCCCCGTCATCCTGCTCACCGCCCGCGGGCAGGAGAAGGACATCGAGGCGGGCTTCGCCGCCGGCGCCGACCACTACGTCACCAAGCCGTTCAGCCCTCGGGCGCTGCTCGCCCGCGTCACCGCCGCGCTGGGATGATGCGCCCATCCGACGGCGCGATGCAGGTCATCCTGCTGATCACCGCCGGCGTCGTGCTCGGCATGCTCGTGACGCTCGTCGTGCAGCGCATCGTGCGGCATCGGCGCGAGCTCCGCCGCGCGGAGCTCGACCAGCGCATCCGCCCGCTCGTGCTCACCGCGACCGTCGTCGAGGACGACGAGGTGGATGCGCTCCTCGAGCAGGTGCGCACCCTCCCGGCCGCCGAGCGCGCGCACGTGCGCCGCACGGTGTTCCACATGCTGCGCGACGTCACGGGCGAGGCCGCCGACCGCCTGCGGGCCGTCGGCGACGCCGCGGGCCTCGTGCCGCGCATCTTCGCCGCGACCGGGCACCGCGCGCCGTCGACCCGCGCCGACGCCGCGGAGGCGCTCGGCCTCGTGCGCCCGCCCGGGGCGCTCGACGCGCTCTGCGTGCTCGCGGTCGACCCCGTGCCCGAGGTGCGCACCGTCGCGATCCGTGCGCTCGGGTCGTTCACCGAGCCCGAGGCGATCGACCTCGTGGTCGGCGCCCTCGCGACCGAGAGCGGCGTGCCCGGCAGCGTGGCGGCCTCGGCGCTCCTGCAGCAGGGCGGCGCGGCGAGCGACCGGGTGCGCCGCGCGCTCGACGACCCCGACGCCGGGGTGCGGCACGGCGCCGCGCGCGTCGCCGGGCTGCTGCAGGCGCCCGGAGCGGCCGAGGTGCTCGCCCGGCTCGTCGACGACCCCTCCGAGCCCGTCCGGCTCGCGGCGATCCGCTCGCTCGAGCGGCTGCCGGCGTCGTCGGCCGTGCCGTCCCTGCTGCGCACGGCGCTCTCCGACGACCCGGCCGGCGAGGCCGCTGCGGCGACGCTCGCCGCCATGCCCGCCGTCTGGGCCGGCGACGCCCTCGCGCAGCTCGACGCGCAGGGCGGCGCCGCCGTCCGCCGCGCCGCGGGCCTGCGCAGGCAGGACGCCGCATGAGCTGGCTGCACGACGCCGTCTCGGCCACGATCATGGCGCTCGCGTGGCCGTCGGCGATCTACTTCATCGCGATGAACACCGCGATGCTCGTCCTCGTGCTCATCGCCGCGCGGCACTTCGCCCGCTACCTGCGCGGCCGCGACCACGACGGCGGCGACGCGATGGCGGCGTCCCCGCTGAGCCTCGGGGTCAGCGTGCTCGTGCCCGCCTACAACGAGGCCGCCGTCATCCGCACGAGCGTGCGCTCGGTGCTCGACCTGCGCTACCCCGACCACGAGGTCATCGTGATCAACGACGGCAGCGCCGACGCCACGATGGAGGCGCTGCGCGACGAGTTCGACCTCGTGCCCGACGACCGCGACCAGCCGCACCGGCTGCCGGTGCGCGGCCGCATCCGCGGAGTGTGGCGCTCACGCGGCGGCGTCGTGCCGCTCATCGTCATCGACAAGGAGAACTCCGGCCGCTCCGACTCGATCAACGCCGGACTCGAGCTCGCGAGCAAGGACCTCGTGGTCATGGTCGACGCCGACTCGATCCTCGAGCCGGATGCGCTGCTGTCGGTCTCGAAGCCCTTCGCAGACGACCCCGGCCGCGTCGTCGCCACCGGCGGCGTCGTCCGGATCGTCAACAACTCGCGCGTGCACGCGGGCCGCATCGTCGAGCTGCGGATGCCCAAGCAGACCATCGCGCGGATCCAGGTCGTCGAGTACCTGCGGGCGTTCCTGCTCGGCCGCACCGCGTGGTCGGACCTCGGCTCGATCATCCTCATCTCGGGCGCGTTCGGGATGTTCCGCCGCGACATGCTGCTCGAGCTCGGCGGCCTCGACCCAGACTCGATCGGCGAGGACTTCGAGCTCGTCATGCGGGTGCAGCGCTGGCTGCGCGACACCGGCCGCGACGGGCGCGTCGTGTACGTGCCCGAGCCCGTCAGCTGGACCGAGGCGCCCTCGACGCTCCCCGTCCTCGCCCGACAGCGCCGCCGGTGGCACCGCGGGCTGTGGGAGGTGCTGTGGAAGTACCGCGGCATGCTCCTCAACCCCCGCTACGGCCGCATCGGCTGGATCGCGCTCCCCTACTACTGGCTCTTCGAGCTCATCGCGCCGGTCGTCGAGCTCGTCGGGCTCGCGCTCGTGGTGCTCGGGCTCGCCACCGGAGCGCTCGACGTGCAGTTCGCGCTATTCCTCGCGCTCGTCTCCTACGGCTACGGCACGCTCGTCACGCTCGCCGCGGTCGTCGTCGAGGAGGCGAGCTTCCACCGCTACGAGCGCTGGCGCGACTTCGGCGCCACCCTGTGGGCGATCGTCGCCGAGAACCTCGGCTACCGCCAGCTCACCGCGATCTGGCGCATCCAGGGCTGGTGGGCGGGCCTCACGAACCGCACGCAGGTGTGGGGCGAGATGACCCGCACGGGCTTCGCCGGGGCGGATGCGTCAGGAGCTGCGGGGAAGGCGGAAGGACGCGGTTGATCCGCGGCCGGGCTCGCTCTCGAAGTCGACGCTGCCGCCGTGCGCCTGCACGATCATGCGGCAGATCCACAGCCCGAGGCCCGCGCCGGGCACGCCCGATGCCCGCGCGTCCTGCGAGCGGAAGAAGCGCTCGAAGACGCGTGCGGCCTCGGCCGCCTGCAGGCCGGGCCCGTCGTCGACGACCCGCAGGCGCGCATCCGGCCCGATCGCCTCGACGCGCACCTCGACGCCGCCGTCGTCGCGGGTGTACTTGATGCCGTTGGAGACGTAGTTCTCGATCACCTGCGTGATGCGGCGGCGATCGGCCTCGACCTCGATCGGGGGGCCGTCGACGAGCCGCAGGCCCACGCCGCGGCGCCTGGCGCGGTGCTCGAGCGTCGCGACGGCGTCTCGCGCGAGCGCACGCAGGTCGACGCGCTCGGGCTCGAGGTGCGTCTCGCCGCGGCTCATCTCGCCGACGATGAGCAGGTCCTCGACGAGCGCGCGCAGCCGCTCCGAGTTGCGCCGCACGATCAGCAGCCAGTCGCGCAGCCGATCGGGCATCGCCTCGTCGAGCGCGAGCTCGAGGTAGCCCGTGATCGAGGTGAGCGGCGTGCGCAGCTCGTGCGAGACCAGGGCGACGAAGTCGTCGCGATCCTCGAGCATGCGCATGTAGGCGGTGACGTCGTCGATCGACGCGATCGAGCCGCGCAGCTCGCCGTCGAGCAGCAGCGGACGCGACGAGACGGTGACGGCGAAGAGGTCGTGGCCGTCGCGCTGCAGCCACGCGACCTCGTTGTCGAACGACTCGCCTCGGGCGGCCCGCGCGAGCGGCGAGCGCTCTGCCGGGATGGTGCGGCGCGAGTCGAGCTCGAGGAACGCCGCGCCCTCGAGCGCCTCGCCGAGCGCGTCGCCGCCGAGCGCGGGGTGCCCGGTGAGCGTCGGGTTGGCGCGCACGACGTGCCCCTCGGTGTCGAGCAGCAGCAGGCCGACGCGCGCCGTCTCGAAGATCGCGTCGAGCAGCGCCGCGTCGGCCTCGCGCTGCTTGGCGATCGCCGCCTTCTCCTCCTCGCGGCGCAGGATGACCTGCTGCTGGCGCTCGACGGTGCCGCTGAAGCTGTCGGCGAACCAGGCCGCAGCGAAGAGGGCGAGCGGCACGAGCGCCGATCCCACGGCGTTGGCGGTCAGCGTGACGCCGCTCGAGTCGGGGATGCGCAGCGCCATCGCGATGCCGACCGCGAGCCCCGCGACCGCGGCGATCGCGGCACCGAGCCTGCGCGCGGCGAGCCCGAGCCAGAACGCCGGCACGACCGCGAGCATCGCGATGATGCGGGGCGCCTGCGGATCGACGGCGAGCAGCAGCAGGCCCAGCAGGTCGAGCACGGGCACCACGATCGCCACCCATGCGATGGTGCGCTCGGACATCCAGCGCAGCGCGAGCGCGAGGCCGGTCGCGACGGCGATCGCGGCCGTCGCCGACCACGGGTAGCCGTCGCCCCACACGGCGGGGTCGACGATCGTGAAGACGACGAGCACGAGCGCCGTCACGAGCGCGAAGACCGCCTGCAGGAGCAGCGTGCGCGGGCGCACCACTGCGGCGCCGCGCTCCTGCCAGCCCGCTGCGATGGGCAACGGGCCCGTCACCGGCGTCGAGCCGGTCATCGGCGGCGGTTGCCGAAGACGCCGCGGACGATGTCGCGGATCATCGCCTGCCCGGATCGCGAGCCGAGGAAGTCGGTGATGACGTTGCCGCCGCCGGATGCGCCGCCCGAGCCGCCGCTCGAGCCGCCGCTCCGGCCACCGCTGCGCCGCGCGCGCTCCGCTTGCGCCTCGAGCCGCGCGGCCTCGTCCTCGGCCGCCTTCCGCGCCTCCGCATCCTGCTCCGCCTGCTCGGCTTCGCGCATCCGCGCCTGCAGCAGCTCGTACGCCGACTCGCGGTCGACCGCCTCGCCGTAGGTCGCGAGCAGCGGCGATGCCTGCACCGTCGCCTGGATGCGGTCGTCCGGCGTCGGGTCCATGGAGCCCTGCGGCGCGCGCAGCCGGGTCCACGCGACCGGCGTCGGCGCGCCGCGCTCGTCCATGACCGTGACGATCGCCTCGCCGATGCCGAGCGTCGTCAGCACCTCGCCGAGGTCGTAGCCGCTGCGCGGGTAGGTGCGCACCGTCGCCCGCAGCGCCTGCTCGGCGTCGGGCGTGTGGGCGCGCAGCTGGTGCTGCACGCGCGAGCCGAGCTGCGCGAGCACGTCGTCGGGCACGTCCTTCGGCGTCTGCGTGACGAAGAAGATGCCCACGCCCTTCGAGCGGATGAGCCGCACGGTCTGCACGATCGCGGCGAGGAAGTCCTTCGACGCATCCTTGAACAGCAGGTGCGCCTCGTCGAAGAAGAACACGAGCTTGGGCCGGTCGATGTCGCCGACCTCCGGGAGGTCCTCGAAGAGGTCGGCGAGCAGCCACATGAGGAACGTCGAGAACAGCGCCGGCTGATCGGCGACGCCGGGCACCTCGAGCAGGCTCACGATGCCGCGGCCGTCCGCGGCGGTGCGCAGCAGCTCGCGGGTGTCGAACTCGGGCTCGCCGAAGAAGCGATCGGCGCCCTGCTCGCTGAAGGCCGTGATCTCGCGCAGGATGACGCCGGCGGTCTGCGTCGAGATGCCGCCGAGGCGCCGCAGCTCCTCCTTGCCGTCGCCCGTGAGCCACAGCAGCAGCTCGCGCAGGTCCTTCAGGTCGACGAGCGGCAGCTGCTGGTCGTCGGCGTACGCGAAGACGATGCCGAGGCTCGACTCCTGCGTCGCGTTGAGCCCCAGCACCTTCGCGAGCAGCGTCGGCCCGAAGTCGAGCACCGTGGCGCGGATCGGCACGCCGTGCCCGACTCCGCCGAGCGCGTAGTACTCGACCGGCGCGGCGCGCGGCTCCCAGGCCTGACCGATGCCCGCCGTGCGCGCGAGGAGCTTCTCGCTCGACTCCCCCGGCGTCGCGATCCCCGAGAGGTCGCCCTTGATGTCGGCCGCGAAGACGGGCACGCCGGCGGCCGAGAGCTGCTCGGCGAGCACCTGCAGCGTCTTCGTCTTGCCGGTTCCGGTCGCGCCCGCGATGAGCCCGTGGCGGTTGACCATCGCGAGCGGGATCCGCACCTGCGTCTCGGCGTCGGGGGCCCCGTTGACGAGCGCGCCCATCTCGAGCGCGGGGCCCTCGAACGCGTACCCGGCGCGCACGAGCGCCACCGCATCCGCGTCGAGGGGACCGGACTCGGCGGTCGGGGCGACGGATGCGCCGGGCTCGGCCGGCTGGTCGGGGTCGGCGGGCACGGGGGCCGCAGGCGCCTCCTCGAACCGCTCAGCGACGGGCGGCGCCTCGGCCGGGTTCGCGTCGTCGGCCGCCGGCGGCGGGGTGTCCTTCGCGGCGCGCTGCGCGCTCGCCTCGAGCTCGGCGATCCTCGCCTCGGCCTCGAGCTGTGCCCTCCTGGCCTCCTCGAGTGCTGCCTGCGCCTTCGCGAGCTCGTCGGTCATGCCGCCATCCTAGGCGGCGGTCCCTCAGCGGACGGGCGCCACCGAGCGGGGCCGCACGACGAGCCAGAGGGAGCACGCGGCGAGCACCCCGCACGCGAGCATGATCGTGCCCATCGGGATCGCGTCCTGGATCGTGAACAGGCCGACGAGGGGGCTCACGAGCCCGGCGATCGACATGTTGAGCGCGCCGAGCAGCGACGCGGCGGTGCCCGCCTCGCCCGGGTGTCCCGCGAGGGCGAGCGTCTGCACGCACGGCATCGAGAGGCCGAACGCGAAGGCGAAGACCGCCAGCGGCGGCACGAGGCCCGCGACGCCGAGCCCGGCGAGGTCGAGCAGCACGATCCCGGATGCGCTCACGACGAGGAGGGCCGTCGAGACGGCGAGCACCCACTGCGGCCCGAAGCGGTTGGCGGCCCACCCCGCGGTCTGCGTGCCGATGAGCACGCCCACCGAGCACAGCGCGAAGACGAGCCCGAAGCCGGCGGGCGAGAATCCGTAGACCTCCTGCAGCAGGAGGCTCGCGGTCGAGATGTACGCGAACATGCCGCCGAAGATGCTCGCGCCGATGATCGCGACGCCGACGAACACCCGGTCGGTGAGCACGGCGCGGTACCGCTGCCGCAGCGTCGAGTGGCCGGGAACGTGCCGCAGGTGCGGCGGCAGCGTCTCGCGCAGGAAGAGCAGCTGCAGCACGATGACGAGCGCGGCGTAGCAGGCGAGCACCCAGAAGAGCCCGCGCCAGTGCATGATGCCCACGAGCCACGACCCCAGCACCGGCGCGGCGATCGGCGCGATCCCGATCACGAGCGCGAGGCGCGAGAGCGCGGTGGTGAGCTGCTTGCCGCCGAAGAGGTCGCGCACCATCGCCATCGCGACCACCGTGCCGGCGGCGGCGCCGAAGCCCTGCACGATGCGCATGAGCGAGAGCGTGACGATGTCGGGGGCGAGCGCGACGGCGACGCTCGCGAGCACGTGCACGCCGGTCGCGACGAGCAGCGGCCGGCGCCGGCCGATGCGGTCGGAGAGCGGCCCCATGACGAGCTGCCCGAAGGCGAAGCCCAGGGTCGTGGCCGACAGGGTCAGCTGCACCGACGCATCCGTCGTGCCGAAGTCGTCCTTCACGGCGGGGAACGCCGGTAGGTAGAGGTCGATCGTGAACGGCCCGAGCCCGGCGAGCAGGCCGAGCACGATGAGGGTCGTGATGCGCCGTCGGCGGGTGAAGGAGGCGCCGGGCTGCTCGCTCACTCGGCGAGCGCGAGCGGCACGTCGGCGCGCGGCGCGACCCGCTCCTCGCCGGTGGCGGCGTCGTGCTCGAACACGACGTGGCCGTCGATGAGCACGGTGCGGGGGCGGGCCATCGGGTCCATCCAGTCGCCGCTCCAGACGACGATGTCGGCGCGCTTGCCGGGCTCGAGGGAGCCCACCTCGGCGTCGACGCCGAGCACCCGGGCCGGGTTGATCGTGATCGCCCGCAGCGCCGTGTCGCGGTCGAGCCCCTCGCGCACGGCGAGGGATGCCTGGTGCACGAGGAAGGAGATCGGGATCACCGGGTGGTCGGTGATGATCGAGATGTCGACGCCCGCCTGGGCGAGCTTGCCGGGGTTGGCGATCGAGCGGCCGCGGAGCTCCATCTTCGACTTCGTCGTGAAGAGCGGCCCGATGAGCACCGGCACGCCGCGCTCGGCGAGCAGGTCGGCCACGACGTGCGCCTCGGTGCCGTGGTCGATGACGAGGTCGAAGCCGAACTCGGCCTGGATGCGGAGGGCCGTGACGATGTCGTCGGCGCGGTGCGCGTGCTGCCGCCACGGGATCTCGCGCTCGAGCACCTTGACGAGCGCCTCCATCGTGAGGTCGACGTCGTGGTGGCGGTCGTTCTCGGGGTCGGCGAGCCGGCGCCGGTAGTTCTGCGCGGCGACGAACGCGTCGCGGATGATCTTCGCGGTGCCGAGGCGCGTCGAGGGCGTCTGCTTCTTCTCGCCGTAGACGCGCTTGGGGTTCTCGCCGAGCGCGCTCTTCACGCCGGCGGGCTCGCGCAGCACCATGTGGTCGACGATGCGGCCGTGCGTGTGGAGCGTCGTCGCCTGGCCGCCGATGGGGTTGCCCGAGCCCGGGTTGACGTTGACGGTCGTCACGCCGCCCGCGAGCGCGAGGTCGAAGCCCTCGTCGAACGGGTCGATCGCGTCGATCGTGCGCACCCCCGCCGTGTTGGGGTTCGTCATCTCGTTGGTATCGCTCGCTGCGGCACCGTCGCCCTCGGGGTGCACGCCCAGGTGCACGTGCGCGTCGACGAGGCCCGGGGTCACCTGGGCGCCCTCGACGTCGAGCACGGTCGCACCCTCCGGCACTGCCACGTCGGCGCCGAGCTCGGCGATGCGGCCGTCGCGCACGAGGATCGTGCCCTCGAACTCCTCGCCCTCGACGGGGATGACGGATGCGTTGACGATGGCGAGCAGCATGGGAGTCCTCTTCGTGTCTGACAGCGTCACCCAAGCCTACGCCTGCTTAGCCCAGCGAACGACTCCCGGGCTGCCCCACTCCGAGCGGTCACTTCCGCGCCCGAGCGGTCACTTCCGCGCCCGAGCGGTCACTTCCACGCCCGAGCGGTCGCTTCGGCATGTGAGCGGTCACTTCCGCGCCCGAGTGGTCACTTCCGCGCCCCAGCGGTCACTTCCGCAGGTGAGCGGTCACTCCTGCGTCCCTGATGACTTAAGCCTTCGAGCGGTCGGCCGTTCGCGAGAGCGACCGCTCGCGCCCGGGAATGACCGTTCACCAGTGCGAGCGACCCCTCACGCCCGGGAATGACCGTTCACGCGCGGGGATGACCGGTCGCACGCGGGGATGACCGGTCACACGCGGCAATGACCGTTCACCCGTGGGAGTGACCGCTCACGCGCGGGAATGACCACTCACGTGCGGAAATGACCAGTCGGGCGCGGGCGTGACCACTGGATGGCGGCGGGACGCGCCGGCTCAGTCGTCGAAGTGCTCCTCGAGCCGCGTGAGGCAGTCCTGCCAGCCCTCGCGCAGGTCGTCGAGCTCGTCGATGGGGCCCGTCTGCGTCACCCGCACGTGGGTGCCGTCGCCGGTCTCGATGAAGTCGACGATCACGAGCTGCTCGTCGGCCTGCAGCTCCTCGCCGCCGCCGAGCCAGTCCCACGTCTGCACGATGCGGCGCCCGGGCTCGAGCTGCAGGTAGCGGCCCTGCACGCCGAAGCCGCCAGTCGAGGTGTGGAAGCGGTACCAGCCGCCCTCCTGCGGGTCGGTCTCGTAGCGGGTGTCGTCGAACATCGGCCACCACCACTGCTCGAGGCCGAGCGCGGTGGTCCACAGCGGCCACACCGCATCCGCCGACGCCATGACGAAGCCGTCGATCTCGGTGCGCTCGACGCCGGCGGGGACCTGGATGCGCTCGTCCATGGGGCAACCGTAGCCGGGGCCGCGCGCGCCGCGCACTATCGTGGTGCCGTCCGGCGCGCAGCGCCCTCGACGAGAGGCCCCCTCATGACCGCGCTCCCCACCGACGCCGTGCCGACCCGCTCCGAGCGCCTCGACCGGCTGCCGTTCACGCGCAAGCACGGCCGGCTGCTCGGCACCGCCGGCATCGGCTGGGCGCTCGACGCGATGGACGTCGGCCTCATCGCCTTCGTCATCGCCGCGCTCGGCGAGCAGTGGGGGCTGACCGCGGGCGACAAGGGCTGGCTCGCGTCGATCGGCTTCGTCGGCATGGCGCTCGGCGCGACCTTCGGCGGCCTGCTCGCCGACCGGATCGGCCGCCGCAGCGTCTTCGCGCTCACCCTGCTCGTCTACGGCCTCGCGACCGGCGCATCCGCCCTCGTCGGCTCGCTCGCGGCGCTCATGGTGCTGCGCTTCGTCGTGGGGCTCGGCCTCGGCGCCGAGCTGCCGGTCGCGTCGACGCTCATCAGCGAGTTCGCGCCCAAGCGCATCCGCGGGCGCGTGGTCGTGTGGCTCGAGGCGTTCTGGGCGGTCGGCTGGATCGCCGCCGCCATCATCGGCACGTACGTCGTCGGCGCCTCCGACGACGGCTGGCGCTGGGGGCTCGCGATCGGCATGGCTCCCGCGATCTTCTCGATCGTCATCCGCTGGGGCATGCCCGAGTCGGTGCGCTACCTCATGGCGAAGGGCCGCGTGCCCGAGGCCGAGCGCACCGTGCGGCAGTTCGAGGAGGCCGCGGGGGTGCCCGCCCCCGCCGCGCCGCCCGATCTGCCGCTCACCGGCGCGGTCGGGGTGACGGATGCGGCGGCCGCCGCACCGTCGGAGCCCAAGGTGTCGATCTGGTCGCGCGCGCTCCGCGGCCGCACCGCCGCGCTCTGGACGGTGTGGTTCTGCATCAACTTCTCGTACTACGGGGCCTTCATCTGGATCCCGTCGCTCCTGCTCGCGCAGGGCTTCGCGCTCGTGCAGGCGTTCGAGTTCACGCTCATCATCACGCTCGCGCAGCTGCCCGGCTACGCCGCCGCGGCGTTCCTCATCGAGCGGTGGGGGCGCCGCCCGACGCTCACCGTCTTCCTGATCGGCTCCGCATGCGCGGCTGCCTGGTACGGCACGGCGTCGACTGAGGCGATGATCATCGCCGCCGGCTGCACGCTCTCGTTCTTCAACCTCGGCGCGTGGGGCGCACTCTACGCCATCGGGCCGGAGCTCTACCCGACGAACGTGCGCGGCACAGGCACCGGCGCGGCCGCCGGCTTCGGCCGCATCGCGTCGATCCTCGCGCCGCTCGCGGTGCCGGCCATCCTCGGCGTCGGCTCGCCGCTCGTGCTCTTCGGCGCCTTCGCGCTCGCCTTCGCGGTCGCGGCGATCGCCGCGTGGACGATCCCCGAGCAGCGGGGCCGCGCGCTCGAGTGAACTCGGTCTCGTGACGCGTGCGCCTGCGGCGCGCGCTCCTCGACCTGCGGAGCCGGGGCCGCGCGCTCGGGCAGACCGGCAGCGCCCGGCGCGATGCCGCTGCTCGACGAGGAGGGTGGTCACGACGCGCCGTGCCGCGTCGCTCGCACCCGGCGTGTCGTGACCACCCTGCGCGGGGCGCGCGGCGTGTCGTGACCACCCGGCGCTGCCTTGCCGGGCGTCGCGTCCAGCCGCCGCCCCGCGGGCTATGCGAGGCCGGCGGATGCGGTGGGTCAGGAGAGCGCGTCGAGCGCCTGCGCGAGGTCGGCGACGAGGTCGGCGGCGTCCTCGAGGCCGACCGAGAGCC is a genomic window containing:
- a CDS encoding response regulator transcription factor is translated as MNERILVVDDDRDIRDLVTIKLESAGHEVVARADGSQALEAALEGGWGVIVLDVMMPGMSGIDVLRAIRDTGDRTPVILLTARGQEKDIEAGFAAGADHYVTKPFSPRALLARVTAALG
- a CDS encoding HEAT repeat domain-containing protein, producing the protein MRPSDGAMQVILLITAGVVLGMLVTLVVQRIVRHRRELRRAELDQRIRPLVLTATVVEDDEVDALLEQVRTLPAAERAHVRRTVFHMLRDVTGEAADRLRAVGDAAGLVPRIFAATGHRAPSTRADAAEALGLVRPPGALDALCVLAVDPVPEVRTVAIRALGSFTEPEAIDLVVGALATESGVPGSVAASALLQQGGAASDRVRRALDDPDAGVRHGAARVAGLLQAPGAAEVLARLVDDPSEPVRLAAIRSLERLPASSAVPSLLRTALSDDPAGEAAAATLAAMPAVWAGDALAQLDAQGGAAVRRAAGLRRQDAA
- a CDS encoding glycosyltransferase family 2 protein, translating into MSWLHDAVSATIMALAWPSAIYFIAMNTAMLVLVLIAARHFARYLRGRDHDGGDAMAASPLSLGVSVLVPAYNEAAVIRTSVRSVLDLRYPDHEVIVINDGSADATMEALRDEFDLVPDDRDQPHRLPVRGRIRGVWRSRGGVVPLIVIDKENSGRSDSINAGLELASKDLVVMVDADSILEPDALLSVSKPFADDPGRVVATGGVVRIVNNSRVHAGRIVELRMPKQTIARIQVVEYLRAFLLGRTAWSDLGSIILISGAFGMFRRDMLLELGGLDPDSIGEDFELVMRVQRWLRDTGRDGRVVYVPEPVSWTEAPSTLPVLARQRRRWHRGLWEVLWKYRGMLLNPRYGRIGWIALPYYWLFELIAPVVELVGLALVVLGLATGALDVQFALFLALVSYGYGTLVTLAAVVVEEASFHRYERWRDFGATLWAIVAENLGYRQLTAIWRIQGWWAGLTNRTQVWGEMTRTGFAGADASGAAGKAEGRG
- a CDS encoding sensor histidine kinase, whose product is MTGSTPVTGPLPIAAGWQERGAAVVRPRTLLLQAVFALVTALVLVVFTIVDPAVWGDGYPWSATAAIAVATGLALALRWMSERTIAWVAIVVPVLDLLGLLLLAVDPQAPRIIAMLAVVPAFWLGLAARRLGAAIAAVAGLAVGIAMALRIPDSSGVTLTANAVGSALVPLALFAAAWFADSFSGTVERQQQVILRREEEKAAIAKQREADAALLDAIFETARVGLLLLDTEGHVVRANPTLTGHPALGGDALGEALEGAAFLELDSRRTIPAERSPLARAARGESFDNEVAWLQRDGHDLFAVTVSSRPLLLDGELRGSIASIDDVTAYMRMLEDRDDFVALVSHELRTPLTSITGYLELALDEAMPDRLRDWLLIVRRNSERLRALVEDLLIVGEMSRGETHLEPERVDLRALARDAVATLEHRARRRGVGLRLVDGPPIEVEADRRRITQVIENYVSNGIKYTRDDGGVEVRVEAIGPDARLRVVDDGPGLQAAEAARVFERFFRSQDARASGVPGAGLGLWICRMIVQAHGGSVDFESEPGRGSTASFRLPRSS
- a CDS encoding helicase HerA-like domain-containing protein is translated as MTDELAKAQAALEEARRAQLEAEARIAELEASAQRAAKDTPPPAADDANPAEAPPVAERFEEAPAAPVPADPDQPAEPGASVAPTAESGPLDADAVALVRAGYAFEGPALEMGALVNGAPDAETQVRIPLAMVNRHGLIAGATGTGKTKTLQVLAEQLSAAGVPVFAADIKGDLSGIATPGESSEKLLARTAGIGQAWEPRAAPVEYYALGGVGHGVPIRATVLDFGPTLLAKVLGLNATQESSLGIVFAYADDQQLPLVDLKDLRELLLWLTGDGKEELRRLGGISTQTAGVILREITAFSEQGADRFFGEPEFDTRELLRTAADGRGIVSLLEVPGVADQPALFSTFLMWLLADLFEDLPEVGDIDRPKLVFFFDEAHLLFKDASKDFLAAIVQTVRLIRSKGVGIFFVTQTPKDVPDDVLAQLGSRVQHQLRAHTPDAEQALRATVRTYPRSGYDLGEVLTTLGIGEAIVTVMDERGAPTPVAWTRLRAPQGSMDPTPDDRIQATVQASPLLATYGEAVDRESAYELLQARMREAEQAEQDAEARKAAEDEAARLEAQAERARRSGGRSGGSSGGSGGASGGGNVITDFLGSRSGQAMIRDIVRGVFGNRRR
- a CDS encoding multidrug effflux MFS transporter; amino-acid sequence: MSEQPGASFTRRRRITTLIVLGLLAGLGPFTIDLYLPAFPAVKDDFGTTDASVQLTLSATTLGFAFGQLVMGPLSDRIGRRRPLLVATGVHVLASVAVALAPDIVTLSLMRIVQGFGAAAGTVVAMAMVRDLFGGKQLTTALSRLALVIGIAPIAAPVLGSWLVGIMHWRGLFWVLACYAALVIVLQLLFLRETLPPHLRHVPGHSTLRQRYRAVLTDRVFVGVAIIGASIFGGMFAYISTASLLLQEVYGFSPAGFGLVFALCSVGVLIGTQTAGWAANRFGPQWVLAVSTALLVVSASGIVLLDLAGLGVAGLVPPLAVFAFAFGLSMPCVQTLALAGHPGEAGTAASLLGALNMSIAGLVSPLVGLFTIQDAIPMGTIMLACGVLAACSLWLVVRPRSVAPVR
- a CDS encoding amidohydrolase, producing MLLAIVNASVIPVEGEEFEGTILVRDGRIAELGADVAVPEGATVLDVEGAQVTPGLVDAHVHLGVHPEGDGAAASDTNEMTNPNTAGVRTIDAIDPFDEGFDLALAGGVTTVNVNPGSGNPIGGQATTLHTHGRIVDHMVLREPAGVKSALGENPKRVYGEKKQTPSTRLGTAKIIRDAFVAAQNYRRRLADPENDRHHDVDLTMEALVKVLEREIPWRQHAHRADDIVTALRIQAEFGFDLVIDHGTEAHVVADLLAERGVPVLIGPLFTTKSKMELRGRSIANPGKLAQAGVDISIITDHPVIPISFLVHQASLAVREGLDRDTALRAITINPARVLGVDAEVGSLEPGKRADIVVWSGDWMDPMARPRTVLIDGHVVFEHDAATGEERVAPRADVPLALAE
- a CDS encoding SRPBCC family protein, yielding MDERIQVPAGVERTEIDGFVMASADAVWPLWTTALGLEQWWWPMFDDTRYETDPQEGGWYRFHTSTGGFGVQGRYLQLEPGRRIVQTWDWLGGGEELQADEQLVIVDFIETGDGTHVRVTQTGPIDELDDLREGWQDCLTRLEEHFDD